The Plodia interpunctella isolate USDA-ARS_2022_Savannah chromosome 8, ilPloInte3.2, whole genome shotgun sequence genome window below encodes:
- the Pburs gene encoding partner of bursicon: MFIKSALFCITHFLLINVMLCSGEETCETVPTEIHVTKEEYDDMGRLLRSCSGEVNVNKCEGMCSSQVQPSVVTATGFLKECYCCRENYLRERLVTLSHCYDPDGLRLDDEDNAIMEVKLREPDNCKCHKCGEFSR; this comes from the exons ATGTTTATCAAAAGTGCgttattttgtattacacattttttattaattaatgttatgcTTTGTTCTGGCGAAGAAACTTGTGAAACTGTTCCAACTGAAATACATGTAACAAAAG aGGAATACGACGATATGGGTCGACTATTGAGGTCATGCAGTGGCGAGGTGAATGTGAATAAATGTGAAGGAATGTGCAGTAGCCAAGTTCAACCTTCGGTAGTAACAGCTACAGGATTTTTAAAG gaATGCTACTGCTGCAGAGAAAACTACTTACGTGAGCGATTAGTGACTCTGTCTCACTGCTATGATCCCGATGGTCTTAGACTTGACGACGAAGATAATGCTATAATGGAGGTCAAACTACGGGAACCAGATAACTGCAAATGTCATAAATGTGGAGAATTCAGCCGATAA